A portion of the Sebastes fasciatus isolate fSebFas1 chromosome 2, fSebFas1.pri, whole genome shotgun sequence genome contains these proteins:
- the slc35c1 gene encoding GDP-fucose transporter 1 isoform X2, with translation MNRAQLKRSSILRMALSGSETMDQDGEEETFILRAVRIGSVVALYWFVSITMVFLNNYLLDNQDLDAPLFVTFYQCVVTVVLCWLMQLLSRLCPGLIDFPSVRFDLKTSREVLPLSIVFISMITFNNMCLKYVGVAFYTVGRSLSTVFNVLLSYVILKQTTSLRAILCCGIILGGFWLGVDQEGMTGSLSWTGVFFGVLASACVSLNAIFTKKVMPAVDGNIWKLSYYNNVNACVLFLPLIIVFGDLGRLASFSHIADLGFWGMMTLGGVFGFAIGYVTGLQIKFTSPLTHNVSGTAKACAQTVIAVVYHSDTKSLLWWTSNMLVLSGSSAYTWVKSLEMKKAPHREPQDSAKEKLLPGEKGDMGV, from the exons ATGAACAGAGCTCAGCTGAAGCGCTCCAGCATCTTGAGGATGGCTCTATCCGGCTCTGAGACCATGGACCaggacggagaggaggagacctTCATCCTCCGGGCGGTGAGGATCGGATCCGTGGTGGCTCTCTACTGGTTCGTCTCCATAACGATGGTGTTCCTCAACAACTACCTGCTGGACAACCAGGACCTGGACGCGCCGCTGTTCGTCACCTTCTACCAGTGCGTGGTGACGGTGGTACTCTGCTGGCTGATGCAGCTGCTGTCCAGACTCTGTCCGGGACTCATCGACTTCCCCTCGGTCCGGTTCGACCTGAAGACGTCCCGGGAGGTGCTGCCGCTGTCCATCGTCTTCATCAGCATGATCACCTTCAACAACATGTGTCTGAAGTACGTCGGAGTGGCTTTCTACACGGTGGGCCGGTCGCTGAGCACCGTGTTCAACGTGCTGCTGTCCTACGTGATCCTGAAACAGACCACGTCGCTGAGAGCCATCCTGTGCTGCGGGATCATACTAG GTGGATTCTGGCTCGGTGTGGACCAGGAAGGCATGACGGGGTCCCTTTCCTGGACAGGCGTCTTTTTTGGCGTGTTGGCCAGCGCTTGTGTCTCTCTGAACGCAATCTTCACCAAGAAGGTGATGCCAGCGGTGGACGGAAACATCTGGAAACTGTCCTACTACAACAACGTGAACGCCTGCGTCCTCTTCCTCCCGCTCATTATCGTGTTTGGAGATCTGGGCCGTCTCGCCAGCTTCAGCCACATCGCCGATCTCGGATTTTGGGGCATGATGACGCTCGGAGGAGTGTTCGGTTTCGCCATCGGCTACGTCACGGGCCTCCAGATCAAGTTTACCAGTCCGCTCACGCACAACGTCTCGGGGACAGCAAAGGCCTGTGCGCAGACTGTTATTGCGGTGGTGTACCACTCTGACACTAAAAGCCTGCTGTGGTGGACCAGTAACATGTTGGTTCTCAGTGGCTCGTCAGCCTACACGTGGGTCAAGAGTCTAGAAATGAAGAAGGCTCCCCACAGAGAGCCTCAGGACTCGGCCAAGGAGAAGCTGCTGCCAGGGGAGAAAGGTGACATGGGAGTGTAA
- the slc35c1 gene encoding GDP-fucose transporter 1 isoform X1: MVCTMRCPLTGRILHTRKCRVVQKPPALVLSGRGWCHGCIKSTGRGAKPKTDKTLPDSLISPCWTNQRAISYNLRAQLKRSSILRMALSGSETMDQDGEEETFILRAVRIGSVVALYWFVSITMVFLNNYLLDNQDLDAPLFVTFYQCVVTVVLCWLMQLLSRLCPGLIDFPSVRFDLKTSREVLPLSIVFISMITFNNMCLKYVGVAFYTVGRSLSTVFNVLLSYVILKQTTSLRAILCCGIILGGFWLGVDQEGMTGSLSWTGVFFGVLASACVSLNAIFTKKVMPAVDGNIWKLSYYNNVNACVLFLPLIIVFGDLGRLASFSHIADLGFWGMMTLGGVFGFAIGYVTGLQIKFTSPLTHNVSGTAKACAQTVIAVVYHSDTKSLLWWTSNMLVLSGSSAYTWVKSLEMKKAPHREPQDSAKEKLLPGEKGDMGV, encoded by the exons ATGGTTTGTACCATGCGCTGTCCTCTGACAGGGCGTATTTTGCATACCAGGAAATGCAGGGTTGTGCAAAAGCCACCTGCGCTGGTGCTTAGTGGGAGGGGTTGgtgccatggatgtataaagagcacTGGGAGGGGTGCAAAACCTAAAACAGACAAGACACTTCCTGATAGTCTTATTTCTCCATGCTGGACTAATCAAAGAGCAATCTCCTACAATTTAAG AGCTCAGCTGAAGCGCTCCAGCATCTTGAGGATGGCTCTATCCGGCTCTGAGACCATGGACCaggacggagaggaggagacctTCATCCTCCGGGCGGTGAGGATCGGATCCGTGGTGGCTCTCTACTGGTTCGTCTCCATAACGATGGTGTTCCTCAACAACTACCTGCTGGACAACCAGGACCTGGACGCGCCGCTGTTCGTCACCTTCTACCAGTGCGTGGTGACGGTGGTACTCTGCTGGCTGATGCAGCTGCTGTCCAGACTCTGTCCGGGACTCATCGACTTCCCCTCGGTCCGGTTCGACCTGAAGACGTCCCGGGAGGTGCTGCCGCTGTCCATCGTCTTCATCAGCATGATCACCTTCAACAACATGTGTCTGAAGTACGTCGGAGTGGCTTTCTACACGGTGGGCCGGTCGCTGAGCACCGTGTTCAACGTGCTGCTGTCCTACGTGATCCTGAAACAGACCACGTCGCTGAGAGCCATCCTGTGCTGCGGGATCATACTAG GTGGATTCTGGCTCGGTGTGGACCAGGAAGGCATGACGGGGTCCCTTTCCTGGACAGGCGTCTTTTTTGGCGTGTTGGCCAGCGCTTGTGTCTCTCTGAACGCAATCTTCACCAAGAAGGTGATGCCAGCGGTGGACGGAAACATCTGGAAACTGTCCTACTACAACAACGTGAACGCCTGCGTCCTCTTCCTCCCGCTCATTATCGTGTTTGGAGATCTGGGCCGTCTCGCCAGCTTCAGCCACATCGCCGATCTCGGATTTTGGGGCATGATGACGCTCGGAGGAGTGTTCGGTTTCGCCATCGGCTACGTCACGGGCCTCCAGATCAAGTTTACCAGTCCGCTCACGCACAACGTCTCGGGGACAGCAAAGGCCTGTGCGCAGACTGTTATTGCGGTGGTGTACCACTCTGACACTAAAAGCCTGCTGTGGTGGACCAGTAACATGTTGGTTCTCAGTGGCTCGTCAGCCTACACGTGGGTCAAGAGTCTAGAAATGAAGAAGGCTCCCCACAGAGAGCCTCAGGACTCGGCCAAGGAGAAGCTGCTGCCAGGGGAGAAAGGTGACATGGGAGTGTAA